A window from Pseudomonas sp. Tri1 encodes these proteins:
- a CDS encoding LysE family translocator: MDQLLPFALFAFVASITPGPTNILVLSHSSRFGLATTVPIILGACAAAALLVLLVGTGLGDVLARHATIQTLLSWAGIAWLSWMAWQIFSAPAQAIDPSQPVEGPRLGLAGAAGLQLVNPKTWMMALAVVSVFAGAEADRTVRVLWLSLAFFAISIPCMTVWAYLGRGAARFCRSAVAMGRFNRVMAVMLLVSAWLTLVV, encoded by the coding sequence ATGGACCAGTTACTGCCGTTTGCCTTGTTTGCTTTTGTCGCCTCCATTACCCCGGGCCCGACCAATATCCTGGTGCTGAGCCACAGTTCGCGCTTCGGCCTGGCAACCACCGTGCCGATCATCCTCGGTGCCTGCGCGGCTGCGGCCTTGTTGGTGCTTTTGGTCGGCACCGGGTTGGGGGACGTGCTGGCGCGCCATGCCACGATCCAGACGCTGCTCTCGTGGGCGGGCATCGCCTGGCTGAGCTGGATGGCCTGGCAGATTTTCAGCGCACCGGCCCAGGCCATCGATCCGTCCCAGCCGGTCGAGGGCCCGCGTCTGGGCTTGGCGGGGGCTGCCGGGTTGCAGTTGGTGAACCCGAAAACCTGGATGATGGCGTTGGCAGTGGTCAGCGTCTTCGCTGGCGCCGAAGCTGACCGTACTGTGCGGGTGCTCTGGCTGTCCCTGGCGTTTTTCGCCATTTCGATCCCGTGCATGACCGTCTGGGCCTACCTGGGCCGTGGCGCTGCACGGTTCTGCCGTTCGGCTGTGGCGATGGGGCGGTTCAATCGGGTCATGGCGGTGATGCTACTGGTATCGGCGTGGTTGACCTTGGTGGTCTGA
- a CDS encoding AraC family transcriptional regulator: MTARNWIDFKQDATSGIETVRAHFEGHAYDPHWHDTYLVGVTEQGVQQFHCRRQQHNSTPGKVFLLEPGELHDGNAPHDHGFTYRTLYLEPHWLERELRSLFDVAPDNAQLGFAATLTDDARLASATAKAFQSLHEQEIRIVRQTALDALLANLTQHLHWRTRINPDPRLPLVAQQARDYLHSHLSDDVGLDDLARVTGVDRFRLTRAFKAAFGLAPHAYLIQLRLARARRLLARGESAVAVAAMLGFADQSHLGRWFQRAYRLSPADYRKRCSIVPD; encoded by the coding sequence ATGACAGCGCGCAACTGGATCGATTTCAAACAGGACGCCACGTCCGGTATCGAGACCGTGCGCGCGCATTTCGAGGGGCATGCCTATGATCCCCATTGGCATGACACCTACCTGGTGGGCGTGACCGAGCAGGGCGTTCAGCAGTTTCATTGTCGCCGCCAGCAGCACAACAGCACGCCGGGCAAAGTGTTCCTGCTTGAGCCCGGCGAGCTGCATGACGGCAACGCCCCCCACGATCATGGGTTTACCTACCGCACGCTGTACCTGGAGCCCCACTGGCTGGAGCGCGAGTTGCGTTCCTTGTTCGACGTGGCGCCGGACAATGCCCAACTGGGGTTTGCCGCCACCCTGACCGACGATGCGCGGCTGGCGAGCGCCACGGCCAAGGCCTTCCAGAGCCTGCATGAGCAGGAGATCCGCATCGTGCGCCAGACCGCCCTGGACGCCTTGCTTGCCAACCTGACCCAACACTTGCACTGGCGGACACGGATCAACCCCGACCCACGCCTGCCGCTGGTCGCGCAACAAGCCCGGGATTACCTGCACAGCCACCTGAGCGACGATGTCGGACTGGACGACCTGGCGCGGGTGACCGGCGTGGATCGTTTCCGCTTGACCCGCGCGTTCAAGGCAGCGTTCGGCCTGGCGCCCCATGCCTATCTGATCCAGTTGCGCCTGGCCCGGGCCCGGCGTTTGCTGGCTCGTGGCGAGAGTGCCGTGGCGGTGGCGGCAATGCTCGGGTTCGCCGACCAAAGCCACCTGGGGCGCTGGTTCCAGCGCGCCTATCGCCTGAGCCCGGCGGACTATCGCAAGCGCTGCTCAATTGTTCCAGACTGA
- a CDS encoding heme-binding protein: MKTKAVLTEQDVEQLLETAKKLAHQHQWAVSICVVDDGGHPLGLSRLDDASPLSTYIATEKARTAAMGRRDSKVFEDMINGGRYAFLSAPHLQGMLEGGVTIRHDGQCIGAIGVSGVKAEQDAELARLSVETWEGAIASDV, from the coding sequence ATGAAAACCAAAGCGGTACTCACTGAGCAGGACGTTGAGCAATTGCTGGAGACGGCCAAGAAGTTGGCGCACCAGCATCAATGGGCGGTGTCGATCTGTGTGGTGGACGACGGCGGCCACCCCCTCGGGCTGTCGCGCCTGGACGATGCCTCGCCGTTATCGACTTATATCGCCACCGAAAAAGCCCGTACCGCCGCCATGGGCCGGCGCGACAGCAAGGTCTTCGAAGACATGATCAACGGCGGCCGCTACGCTTTCCTCAGCGCGCCGCACCTGCAAGGCATGCTCGAAGGCGGCGTGACCATTCGTCACGACGGCCAATGCATCGGCGCTATCGGTGTCTCCGGCGTCAAGGCCGAGCAGGATGCCGAACTGGCGCGGCTGTCGGTGGAGACCTGGGAGGGGGCTATCGCATCGGATGTCTGA
- a CDS encoding ABC transporter substrate-binding protein has product MNVKRIALRLGFVSLLAFGTSLQAAETSLRIGIEAAYPPFASKTPDNTIIGFDYDIGQALCAEMKVRCVWQEQEFDGLIPALKVKKVDAVISSMSITPERLKSVDFTNRYYRIPARLVFRKGSGINDIPAQLKGKRIGVQRATNFDRYVTEKFAPAGAEVIRYGSQNEIFLDLLGGRLDATMASSVVIDESLLKRPEGKDFEFVGPNFTEEQYFGTGIGIAVRKNDALASRFNQALATIRANGTYDRIRQKYFDFDIYGE; this is encoded by the coding sequence ATGAACGTTAAACGCATTGCCCTCAGGCTGGGCTTCGTCTCGCTGCTGGCTTTCGGCACAAGCCTGCAAGCCGCCGAAACATCGTTGCGTATCGGCATCGAGGCGGCTTACCCGCCATTCGCTTCGAAAACCCCGGACAACACCATTATCGGCTTTGACTACGACATCGGTCAGGCGTTGTGCGCCGAGATGAAGGTCCGCTGCGTCTGGCAGGAGCAGGAGTTCGACGGCTTGATTCCGGCACTCAAGGTGAAGAAGGTCGACGCGGTGATTTCGTCCATGTCCATCACCCCCGAGCGGTTGAAGTCGGTGGACTTCACCAACCGCTATTACCGCATCCCGGCGCGCCTGGTGTTTCGCAAGGGCAGCGGTATCAACGACATTCCGGCGCAGCTCAAAGGCAAGCGGATCGGCGTGCAGCGGGCGACCAACTTCGATCGCTACGTCACCGAGAAGTTTGCTCCGGCGGGCGCCGAGGTTATCCGCTATGGTTCGCAGAATGAAATATTCCTCGACCTGCTGGGCGGGCGCCTGGACGCGACCATGGCCAGTTCGGTGGTGATCGACGAAAGCCTGCTCAAGCGTCCGGAGGGCAAGGATTTCGAATTTGTCGGGCCCAATTTCACCGAGGAACAATACTTCGGCACGGGCATCGGCATTGCGGTGCGCAAGAATGATGCGCTGGCGAGCCGCTTCAATCAGGCGTTGGCGACCATTCGTGCCAACGGCACTTACGACAGGATCCGCCAGAAATACTTTGATTTCGATATCTACGGCGAGTAA
- a CDS encoding RidA family protein translates to MSIQRIESNPRLSRSVVHNGVAWLSGIVAADCSQDIQGQTRQVLQRVDELLAVSGSDKRRLLSVQIWMKDMGRDFAAMNALWSDWVDAAQTPARATAQVAFDDPDILLELIVTAAV, encoded by the coding sequence ATGAGTATTCAACGCATCGAAAGCAACCCACGCCTGAGCCGCAGTGTCGTGCACAACGGCGTGGCCTGGCTCAGCGGCATCGTCGCCGCCGATTGCAGTCAGGACATCCAGGGCCAGACCCGTCAGGTGCTGCAACGGGTCGATGAGTTGCTGGCCGTTTCGGGCAGCGACAAGCGCCGACTGCTCAGCGTGCAGATCTGGATGAAAGACATGGGCCGGGATTTCGCGGCGATGAATGCCTTGTGGAGCGACTGGGTCGACGCCGCGCAGACCCCGGCGCGGGCCACGGCCCAGGTGGCGTTCGATGATCCCGATATTTTGCTGGAGCTGATTGTCACGGCGGCAGTCTGA
- a CDS encoding NAD(P)/FAD-dependent oxidoreductase produces MSNLVIDLIVIGAGPAGMSAALEARTHGLSVVVLDEQASPGGQIYRQVLQADTRCRSILGDDYSAGAKLAADFLQCGARYLPNAAIWQVTPQRQVHYLIEGRAEVLQGRQLLIATGAFERPMPIPGWTLPGVMTAGAGQILLKSAALVPAGPVLLAGCGPLLYLLAVQYLRAGIAIEALVDTSHRSDLLRAWRAVPGALRGWRDLLKGMALLLELKRAGVRHIRGARNLRVEGADRASAVSFDRGARQQRIPAELVLLHQGVVPNTQISWSLRLDHEWSEQQLCWIARRNPWGETSVPGIFIAGDGGAIGGAQVAQLEGRLAALAIAGKHATAASVQQALGRARAARPLIDALYRPPVQNRIPADDVTVCRCEEVSAGAIRRYVDLGCLGPNQTKAFSRCGMGPCQGRQCGLSVTEIIAGHRHVSPAEVGYYRVRSPLKPITLAQLASEQPFIEEPS; encoded by the coding sequence ATGAGTAACCTCGTCATCGACCTGATCGTCATTGGTGCCGGGCCCGCCGGCATGAGTGCCGCTCTTGAGGCCAGGACTCACGGCTTGTCGGTAGTGGTGCTGGATGAACAGGCCAGTCCCGGCGGACAGATTTATCGTCAGGTGCTTCAAGCCGATACCCGCTGCCGCTCGATCCTGGGTGACGATTACAGCGCTGGGGCGAAACTGGCAGCAGATTTCCTGCAATGCGGCGCTCGTTATCTGCCCAACGCAGCGATCTGGCAGGTCACGCCGCAGCGTCAAGTGCACTATTTGATCGAGGGACGCGCCGAAGTCTTGCAAGGGCGCCAGTTGTTGATCGCCACGGGAGCCTTTGAACGGCCGATGCCGATTCCCGGCTGGACCTTGCCGGGCGTCATGACCGCCGGGGCCGGGCAGATCCTGCTCAAGAGCGCAGCGTTGGTGCCTGCGGGTCCAGTGCTACTGGCCGGTTGCGGCCCGTTGCTGTACCTGCTGGCGGTGCAATACCTGCGCGCCGGGATCGCCATCGAAGCCTTGGTGGACACCAGCCATCGAAGCGATCTGCTGCGTGCCTGGCGTGCGGTTCCCGGTGCCTTGCGCGGTTGGCGGGATTTGCTCAAGGGCATGGCGCTGCTGCTGGAGTTGAAGCGCGCCGGTGTCCGACATATTCGCGGTGCCCGCAACCTGCGGGTGGAGGGCGCGGATCGGGCCAGTGCCGTGAGCTTCGACCGTGGCGCTCGCCAGCAGCGCATTCCTGCCGAGTTGGTCCTGCTGCACCAAGGTGTGGTGCCTAATACCCAGATCAGTTGGTCGTTGCGCCTGGACCATGAGTGGAGCGAACAGCAATTGTGCTGGATCGCCCGCCGCAACCCATGGGGTGAAACCAGCGTGCCGGGCATTTTCATTGCCGGCGACGGCGGCGCTATCGGCGGCGCGCAAGTGGCGCAATTGGAAGGTCGCCTGGCGGCCTTGGCGATTGCCGGCAAACACGCGACAGCCGCGTCTGTGCAACAAGCCCTGGGCCGGGCCCGCGCGGCACGCCCGCTGATCGACGCCCTGTATCGCCCGCCGGTTCAGAACCGCATTCCCGCCGATGACGTCACGGTTTGTCGCTGCGAAGAAGTCAGCGCGGGCGCTATCCGCCGCTACGTCGACCTCGGCTGTCTGGGGCCGAACCAGACCAAGGCGTTCAGTCGCTGCGGAATGGGGCCGTGCCAGGGCCGTCAGTGTGGCCTGAGCGTCACCGAGATCATCGCCGGGCATCGCCATGTGTCGCCCGCCGAGGTGGGCTACTACCGCGTCCGTTCGCCCCTCAAACCCATCACGCTCGCCCAACTGGCTAGCGAGCAGCCCTTTATCGAGGAACCGTCATGA
- a CDS encoding (2Fe-2S)-binding protein — MSADSLFRPLTPGDDTVQIEFEGLPLTVPGAVSLAAALLSSGIRHTRESAINGRLGAPYCMMGVCFECLVEVDGQANVQACLVPVRPGMRVRRQRGAACVAQGEEGGDE; from the coding sequence ATGTCGGCTGACAGCCTGTTCCGGCCTTTGACGCCAGGGGATGACACCGTGCAAATCGAGTTCGAAGGACTGCCGTTGACGGTGCCCGGCGCGGTATCTCTGGCCGCCGCACTGTTGAGTAGCGGCATCCGCCACACCCGCGAAAGCGCGATCAACGGTCGGCTTGGCGCACCCTATTGCATGATGGGTGTGTGCTTTGAGTGTCTGGTGGAAGTGGACGGCCAAGCCAATGTCCAGGCCTGCCTGGTGCCGGTACGTCCAGGCATGCGCGTACGCCGTCAACGCGGAGCCGCCTGCGTGGCGCAGGGCGAGGAGGGTGGCGATGAGTAA
- a CDS encoding FAD-dependent oxidoreductase — protein MQKNDVIVVGGGLVGLSIAYGLALLGRQVSVLDEGDDAIRAARGNFGLLWVQGKGYRMSPYAQWTRESVVLWPRFAAALQADTGIDVHLRQQGGFQLCLSDAEMAQESHRLGWLREALAGDYPFELLDAVQLRARLPGIGPEVVGGCFSPMDGHVNPLKLLRSLYAACQSRGVKLINGHHVDGIESRATGFELRAKDQRWSARQVVLAAGLGNRALGAMVGLDVPVRPNRGQILVTERLKPFLHYPTTYVRQTDEGTVQLGDSHESVGFDDGTGSQVMADIARRAVQCFPRLGRVRLVRAWGALRVMSADGFPIYEAPQAWAGLSIISCHSGVTLAAAHALRLAPWIAGEFDDPMLKPFGLHRFNSPTEVRHVG, from the coding sequence ATGCAAAAAAATGATGTCATCGTCGTAGGGGGAGGCCTGGTGGGACTGTCCATTGCTTATGGGCTGGCTTTGCTCGGGCGCCAAGTGAGTGTGCTCGACGAAGGTGATGACGCCATCCGCGCCGCCCGGGGCAACTTTGGCTTGTTGTGGGTCCAGGGCAAGGGCTACCGGATGAGCCCGTATGCGCAGTGGACGCGCGAATCGGTGGTGCTTTGGCCAAGGTTCGCCGCTGCGTTGCAGGCCGACACCGGCATCGACGTTCACCTACGCCAACAGGGCGGTTTCCAGTTATGCCTGAGCGACGCAGAAATGGCCCAGGAGAGTCATCGCCTGGGTTGGCTGCGCGAAGCCCTTGCGGGTGACTACCCCTTTGAACTGTTGGACGCCGTGCAACTGCGCGCCCGTTTGCCTGGCATCGGGCCGGAGGTGGTTGGCGGTTGTTTTTCGCCCATGGACGGCCATGTCAATCCGCTCAAACTGCTGCGCTCGCTCTACGCCGCCTGCCAGTCCCGAGGGGTAAAGCTCATAAACGGGCATCACGTTGACGGGATCGAGTCGCGCGCCACGGGTTTCGAACTGCGGGCGAAGGACCAGCGTTGGTCTGCCCGTCAGGTCGTATTGGCCGCTGGCCTCGGCAATCGAGCCCTGGGGGCCATGGTCGGGCTGGACGTGCCAGTGCGGCCGAACCGTGGGCAGATCCTGGTCACCGAACGGCTCAAGCCCTTTCTGCATTACCCCACCACTTATGTGCGCCAGACCGACGAGGGCACGGTGCAGTTGGGCGACTCCCATGAATCAGTGGGCTTCGACGACGGCACCGGGAGCCAGGTCATGGCCGATATCGCCCGGCGTGCGGTGCAGTGCTTCCCGCGATTGGGCCGGGTACGACTGGTACGGGCCTGGGGTGCGCTGCGGGTGATGAGTGCCGATGGTTTTCCGATCTACGAAGCCCCCCAGGCCTGGGCGGGGCTGTCGATTATCAGTTGCCACAGCGGCGTGACGTTGGCCGCAGCCCATGCCTTGCGCCTGGCGCCGTGGATCGCCGGTGAGTTCGATGACCCGATGCTAAAACCATTCGGCCTGCACCGATTCAACTCGCCAACCGAGGTGCGTCATGTCGGCTGA
- a CDS encoding LysR substrate-binding domain-containing protein codes for MNLRQLEAFRAVILGQTVTRAAEMLHISQPAATRLIASLEEDIGFSLFDRVKGRLQPTAEAMTLYQEVQRSLLGVERIARTAQDIRNLKRGSLHIACAPAMGLSFVPRAIAAFVAEHDQVQISLVVHSSREVVDLVVGQRCDLGLIVLPNTYPSPRAEKLLATRMLCALPAGHRLQDQTTICPEDLQGEPFISYPQSIASRQHIDAIFAAHGVDRELRLETQLSLPMCAFVEQGLGVALVDAISAVEYRGNGIVFRAFEPAIEMDFSMLLPIQGPVSKLQASFLEHMQRFIEAQVPSAYRF; via the coding sequence ATGAACCTTCGCCAACTGGAAGCCTTTCGCGCTGTAATCCTGGGCCAGACCGTGACCCGCGCCGCTGAAATGCTGCACATCTCGCAGCCAGCCGCGACCCGACTGATCGCCAGCCTGGAAGAGGACATCGGCTTCAGTCTGTTCGACCGGGTCAAGGGCCGGCTTCAGCCCACCGCAGAGGCCATGACGCTGTATCAGGAGGTGCAGCGTTCACTGCTGGGCGTGGAGCGCATTGCCCGCACCGCCCAGGACATCCGCAACCTCAAGCGCGGCTCGCTACACATTGCCTGCGCACCGGCCATGGGGCTGTCATTCGTGCCACGGGCAATTGCCGCATTCGTGGCCGAACACGATCAGGTCCAGATCTCACTGGTGGTGCATTCGTCTCGGGAGGTGGTGGACTTGGTGGTGGGTCAACGCTGCGACCTCGGCCTGATCGTGCTGCCCAACACGTACCCGAGCCCACGGGCCGAGAAACTACTGGCCACACGCATGCTTTGCGCCCTGCCCGCTGGCCATCGCTTACAGGACCAGACCACGATCTGCCCGGAGGACCTGCAAGGCGAACCATTCATTTCCTACCCGCAGTCCATTGCCTCACGCCAGCACATCGACGCCATCTTCGCCGCCCATGGGGTGGACCGCGAACTGCGCCTGGAAACCCAACTCTCCCTGCCCATGTGCGCGTTCGTCGAACAAGGCTTGGGCGTGGCGCTGGTAGACGCCATCAGCGCCGTCGAATACCGCGGCAATGGCATCGTATTCCGCGCCTTCGAACCGGCGATTGAAATGGACTTCAGCATGCTGCTGCCCATCCAGGGGCCGGTCTCCAAGTTGCAAGCCAGCTTTCTGGAACATATGCAGCGGTTCATCGAAGCGCAGGTGCCATCGGCCTATCGGTTCTGA
- a CDS encoding aromatic ring-hydroxylating dioxygenase subunit alpha yields the protein MYPKNTWYVACTPDEIADKPLGRQICGEKMVFYRGHEGKVAAVEDFCPHRGAPLSLGYVENGNLVCGYHGLVMGCDGKTVEMPGQRVRGFPCNKTFAVQERHGFIWVWPGDQAQADPALIHHLEWAENDEWAYGGGLFHIQCDYRLMIDNLMDLTHETYVHASSIGQKEIDEAPPVTTVEGDEVVTARHMENIMAPPFWRMALRGNNLADDVPVDRWQICRFTPPSHVLIEVGVAHAGNGGYHAAPQFKASSIVVDFITPETETSIWYFWGMARHFQPQDQALTDSIREGQGKIFSEDLEMLERQQRNLLDHPQRNLLKLNIDAGGVQSRRVLERLIARERDPQAGLIASTRQPQHVEQRS from the coding sequence ATGTACCCCAAAAACACCTGGTACGTTGCCTGCACCCCCGATGAAATCGCCGACAAGCCCCTGGGCCGTCAGATCTGTGGCGAAAAAATGGTTTTTTACCGTGGGCACGAGGGCAAGGTCGCGGCCGTGGAAGACTTTTGCCCCCATCGTGGCGCCCCGCTCTCGCTGGGCTACGTCGAAAACGGCAACCTGGTGTGCGGCTATCACGGCCTGGTGATGGGGTGTGACGGCAAGACCGTGGAGATGCCGGGACAACGGGTCCGAGGCTTCCCTTGCAACAAGACCTTTGCGGTGCAGGAACGCCATGGCTTCATCTGGGTCTGGCCGGGCGACCAGGCGCAGGCCGATCCGGCGCTGATCCATCATCTGGAATGGGCCGAAAATGACGAATGGGCCTACGGTGGCGGTCTGTTCCATATCCAGTGCGATTACCGCCTGATGATCGACAACCTGATGGACCTGACCCACGAAACCTACGTGCACGCGTCCAGCATCGGCCAGAAGGAAATCGACGAGGCGCCGCCGGTGACCACCGTCGAAGGCGACGAAGTGGTCACCGCCCGGCACATGGAAAACATCATGGCCCCGCCGTTCTGGCGCATGGCCCTACGCGGTAACAACCTGGCCGACGATGTGCCGGTGGACCGCTGGCAGATCTGTCGCTTCACCCCGCCCAGCCACGTACTGATCGAAGTGGGCGTGGCCCACGCTGGCAACGGCGGTTATCACGCCGCCCCGCAGTTCAAGGCGTCGAGCATCGTGGTGGATTTCATCACGCCGGAAACCGAAACGTCCATTTGGTATTTCTGGGGTATGGCCCGGCATTTCCAGCCACAGGATCAAGCACTGACCGACAGCATTCGCGAAGGCCAGGGCAAGATTTTCAGCGAAGACCTGGAGATGCTTGAACGCCAGCAACGCAACCTGCTGGACCATCCGCAGCGCAACCTGCTCAAGCTCAACATCGATGCCGGTGGCGTACAGTCGCGTCGGGTGCTGGAGCGCTTGATTGCACGCGAACGCGACCCGCAAGCCGGCTTGATTGCCAGCACCCGGCAGCCGCAGCACGTGGAGCAGCGGTCATGA
- a CDS encoding PDR/VanB family oxidoreductase, with product MIEVQVVARNNEALDICSYELIRVDGQPLPAFTAGAHIDVHLPDGLIRQYSLCNHPEERHRYLIAVLKDSASRGGSRSLHELIEPGARLLISEPRNLFALAPEARRSLLFAGGIGITPILCMAEHLAQSGATFELHYCARSRERAAFIERLRQSPYADRVFLHFDEEPETLLDAGRVLAAPNDDLHLYVCGPGGFMQHVLDTAKAQGWQESHLHREYFAAAPTDTSADGRFSVKLASSGQVFEVPADLSVVQVLESHGIEIPISCEQGVCGTCLTRVLEGVPEHRDMFLTEAEQACNDQFTPCCSRSKTPLLVLDL from the coding sequence ATGATCGAAGTCCAAGTCGTCGCGCGAAACAACGAAGCCCTGGATATCTGCAGCTACGAGCTGATCCGTGTCGACGGCCAACCCTTGCCGGCGTTCACTGCCGGCGCCCATATCGACGTGCACTTGCCCGATGGCCTGATCCGCCAGTACTCGTTGTGCAACCATCCCGAGGAACGACATCGTTATCTCATTGCTGTACTCAAGGACTCGGCCTCGCGCGGCGGTTCGCGCAGTCTGCACGAACTGATCGAGCCCGGCGCACGGCTGCTCATCAGCGAACCGCGCAACCTGTTTGCTCTCGCGCCCGAGGCCCGACGCAGCCTGTTGTTTGCCGGGGGGATCGGTATTACGCCGATCCTGTGCATGGCCGAGCACCTGGCCCAGAGCGGTGCGACGTTCGAACTGCATTACTGCGCCCGGTCCCGGGAGCGCGCCGCCTTTATCGAGCGGTTGCGCCAGTCACCTTATGCTGACCGGGTTTTCCTGCATTTCGATGAAGAGCCCGAAACGCTGCTGGACGCCGGCCGGGTGCTGGCCGCACCCAACGATGACCTGCACCTCTACGTGTGCGGCCCCGGCGGCTTCATGCAGCATGTACTGGATACCGCCAAGGCCCAGGGCTGGCAGGAAAGCCACCTGCACCGTGAATATTTCGCCGCTGCGCCCACCGACACCAGCGCCGATGGCCGCTTCTCGGTGAAACTGGCCAGTAGCGGCCAAGTCTTCGAAGTACCCGCCGACCTTAGCGTGGTGCAGGTGCTGGAGAGCCATGGCATCGAGATTCCGATCTCGTGCGAACAGGGCGTCTGCGGCACCTGCCTGACCCGCGTGCTGGAAGGTGTACCAGAGCATCGGGACATGTTCTTGACCGAGGCGGAACAGGCTTGCAACGACCAGTTCACACCGTGCTGTTCACGGTCGAAGACACCGTTGCTGGTGCTGGATCTCTAA
- a CDS encoding GntR family transcriptional regulator — MSKPGQTVLVALRRMIASGELAAGERLMEIPTAELFGVSRMPVRMAFRTLEQEGLLVRFGGRGFQVRSVSAEEIAGAVEVRGVLEGLAARQTAERGLSEEGRAILEQCLVQGDELFAKGYVTEDDLEVYHDLNMRFHQVIVEGSHNPAIADALARNDHLPFASVTALAVDRQNMAGEFRRFNYAHMQHHSVFDALIHRQGARAEAIMREHANATLRYAEVFGSTLADERMTVILRSD; from the coding sequence ATGAGTAAGCCTGGCCAAACGGTGCTGGTTGCGCTGCGCAGAATGATCGCTTCGGGCGAACTGGCGGCGGGTGAGCGCTTGATGGAAATTCCCACGGCGGAACTGTTTGGCGTCTCGCGGATGCCAGTACGCATGGCGTTCCGCACGCTGGAGCAGGAAGGGTTGCTGGTGCGCTTCGGCGGCAGGGGTTTTCAGGTGCGTTCGGTCAGTGCCGAGGAGATCGCCGGGGCCGTGGAGGTGCGTGGCGTGCTTGAAGGGCTGGCCGCGCGGCAAACGGCCGAACGTGGCTTGTCCGAAGAGGGTCGGGCAATACTCGAACAATGCCTGGTGCAGGGCGATGAGCTGTTCGCCAAAGGCTACGTGACCGAGGATGACCTGGAGGTCTATCACGACCTGAACATGCGTTTTCACCAAGTGATCGTCGAAGGCAGCCACAACCCAGCCATCGCCGATGCACTGGCCCGCAACGATCATCTGCCGTTCGCCTCAGTCACCGCCCTGGCGGTGGACCGTCAGAACATGGCCGGCGAGTTTCGCCGCTTCAACTATGCCCATATGCAGCACCATTCGGTATTCGACGCGTTGATCCACCGCCAGGGCGCTCGTGCCGAGGCGATCATGCGCGAGCATGCCAACGCGACCTTGCGTTATGCCGAGGTGTTCGGCTCGACGCTGGCCGATGAGCGGATGACGGTGATATTGCGTTCGGACTGA